The following coding sequences lie in one Filimonas effusa genomic window:
- the traM gene encoding conjugative transposon protein TraM → MEKEKLKVRILLFMPVVIIPLLCLIFYGMGGAESTKEPITAKPGFNKSLPSPKVEEKEGMDKLSLYRKAENDSLSWRSLAQRDPYAIAPLTDSEEVYHPDVPSMNFKRTKAGNPTEGEDKVKQQLAVLQKQLATPDKQVSINRPYEARDTMHSETDEQLKRIEQMMQAMQAGSGVPDPEMMQLDNMLDKVLDIQNPDRIKNKLKEESLKNKGKVYPVTISPRSQGDDLLPSAANTGDSIFSKWKDSLTRIYFQPGKKNQFFDQDDMGEQPAGTNAISAVVDEEQTLVTGAALKIRLTQDIFIKGQLIPKGTNAFGICNLNNERLNGEIKEIQYKGNIYPVSLIIYDGDGIAGIRVPGAIGRDVAKDEATNAIQTLQMASLDPNIGTQAASAGISAAKSLLSKKTKLIKVTIKSGHPILLLDGNNQE, encoded by the coding sequence ATGGAAAAAGAGAAATTGAAAGTGAGGATATTGTTATTCATGCCAGTGGTAATCATTCCGCTTCTATGCTTAATCTTTTATGGCATGGGTGGGGCAGAAAGTACTAAAGAGCCAATAACGGCAAAGCCGGGTTTTAATAAGAGCCTGCCTTCGCCCAAAGTTGAGGAAAAAGAAGGTATGGATAAGCTGTCGTTGTATCGGAAGGCAGAAAATGACTCTCTCTCATGGCGAAGCCTGGCTCAACGAGACCCATATGCAATTGCTCCGCTAACAGACAGTGAAGAGGTATATCATCCCGATGTTCCATCGATGAATTTTAAGAGAACGAAAGCGGGTAATCCTACAGAAGGAGAAGATAAAGTAAAGCAACAGCTTGCTGTATTACAAAAACAATTAGCCACTCCTGATAAACAAGTGTCCATCAATAGGCCCTATGAAGCGCGGGATACCATGCATAGTGAGACGGACGAACAATTAAAGCGTATTGAACAGATGATGCAGGCAATGCAGGCCGGATCAGGTGTGCCGGACCCGGAAATGATGCAATTGGACAATATGCTCGACAAAGTACTTGATATTCAAAATCCTGACAGGATAAAGAATAAGTTGAAGGAGGAATCATTAAAGAATAAGGGTAAAGTCTATCCCGTTACCATTTCTCCCAGGTCGCAAGGCGATGATTTACTGCCATCTGCTGCCAATACAGGTGATTCCATTTTTAGTAAATGGAAGGATTCGCTTACGCGCATATATTTTCAGCCCGGTAAAAAGAACCAGTTTTTTGATCAGGATGATATGGGTGAGCAACCAGCTGGAACCAATGCCATCTCGGCTGTAGTAGACGAAGAGCAAACGCTTGTTACTGGTGCCGCTTTAAAAATCCGGTTGACGCAGGATATATTTATCAAAGGACAGCTAATTCCCAAAGGCACAAACGCTTTTGGAATATGTAACCTCAACAATGAACGGTTAAACGGTGAAATAAAGGAAATACAGTACAAGGGAAACATCTATCCGGTATCGCTAATTATTTATGATGGTGACGGTATTGCAGGTATTCGTGTTCCAGGTGCTATCGGTAGGGATGTGGCAAAGGACGAAGCCACTAATGCAATACAAACATTACAAATGGCCTCACTTGATCCAAATATCGGAACACAAGCCGCATCGGCGGGCATCAGCGCTGCAAAAAGTTTGCTGTCTAAAAAAACAAAACTGATCAAAGTAACCATCAAGAGCGGCCACCCTATCCTTTTATTGGATGGTAACAACCAGGAATAA
- the traK gene encoding conjugative transposon protein TraK — MFQQFKNIESAFKHIRLFTAVVIIATIIINCYTIYKSYLYAGEAQQRVFVIVNGKAIQAVAASRKDNVPIEAGDHIKVFHSLFFSLTPDEKAIQAGLSKAMYLADKSAKDQYDDLKEAGYYDQVVSGNISQEVTCDSVHVDIDHHPYPFRFYGKLRIVRPTSTVTRNLITDGVIRDLNTRTENNPHGFLIERWTIVDNTDLTVKQK, encoded by the coding sequence ATGTTCCAGCAGTTTAAAAATATAGAATCAGCGTTCAAGCATATTCGTTTGTTTACCGCAGTAGTGATTATTGCCACAATCATCATTAATTGTTATACCATTTATAAGAGTTATCTGTATGCGGGTGAAGCACAGCAAAGGGTATTTGTAATCGTAAATGGAAAGGCCATTCAGGCAGTCGCAGCAAGCAGGAAAGATAATGTTCCCATTGAAGCAGGTGACCATATTAAGGTTTTTCACAGCCTTTTCTTTTCTCTAACACCTGATGAGAAAGCCATACAAGCCGGTTTAAGTAAGGCAATGTATCTGGCCGATAAGTCAGCAAAAGATCAGTACGATGATTTAAAGGAAGCCGGTTATTATGATCAGGTTGTATCTGGCAACATCAGTCAGGAGGTTACCTGTGATAGTGTGCATGTAGATATTGATCACCATCCTTATCCATTTCGGTTTTATGGAAAATTGAGAATTGTCAGGCCAACATCAACAGTTACCCGCAATTTGATTACTGATGGTGTGATCAGGGATCTGAATACCAGAACTGAAAATAATCCGCATGGGTTCTTGATTGAACGCTGGACTATAGTAGATAACACTGATTTAACCGTAAAACAAAAGTAA
- the traJ gene encoding conjugative transposon protein TraJ, with translation MKCSCVVLMAIAGGLLIPSIASAQSVADHINGLQAVLDKLYNDMLPKCSSLIGVGRAIACLASVFYIGHRVWRSMAAAEPIDVYPLLRPFAITLVILNFPAVLAVFNGFLSPTVNGTKEMVVNSDAAVKELFAKKEAAVKNTEQWQALVGETQEGDYSLWVKYAHPSDGGGGMFSRIWKEMQFIWDKMKYNMQNELKMVLSTILQILYAAASLCINTLRVFNLILLGILGPLVLGLSVFDGLHHTLPVYLARYINIYLWLPICNILGSVLGTIQQHLIQMDLDALATNGVTSFGLYDAGYLVFMVIGIICYTTVPSIADWIVHAGGGSALQQKVTSHAHNTAGKVVDVATNPFGIRS, from the coding sequence ATGAAATGTAGTTGTGTGGTTTTAATGGCTATAGCTGGCGGGCTGCTGATACCTTCGATAGCATCAGCGCAGAGCGTTGCAGACCATATAAATGGATTGCAGGCTGTTTTAGATAAGTTGTACAATGATATGCTACCCAAATGTAGCAGTCTGATCGGGGTGGGCAGGGCCATCGCTTGTCTTGCTTCCGTTTTTTACATCGGTCACAGGGTTTGGCGTAGCATGGCGGCAGCGGAACCTATTGACGTATACCCGTTGTTGAGACCTTTCGCTATCACGCTTGTCATATTAAACTTTCCCGCCGTTCTGGCAGTGTTTAACGGTTTTTTATCTCCGACAGTGAACGGTACAAAAGAGATGGTGGTCAATTCTGACGCCGCTGTAAAGGAACTGTTTGCAAAAAAGGAGGCGGCAGTAAAAAATACCGAACAATGGCAGGCATTAGTAGGCGAAACCCAGGAAGGAGACTATTCGCTATGGGTGAAATATGCGCATCCCAGTGACGGCGGTGGTGGCATGTTCTCAAGGATCTGGAAAGAAATGCAATTTATATGGGATAAAATGAAGTACAACATGCAGAATGAACTTAAAATGGTACTGTCTACCATCCTGCAAATCCTGTATGCTGCTGCATCTCTTTGTATTAACACCCTGAGAGTTTTTAATCTTATTTTATTAGGCATATTGGGACCGCTGGTGTTAGGACTGAGCGTATTTGACGGGTTACACCATACACTGCCTGTTTACCTTGCCAGGTATATCAATATTTACTTATGGCTGCCTATCTGTAACATACTTGGCTCCGTATTGGGAACCATTCAGCAACATTTGATTCAAATGGATTTAGACGCCCTTGCTACTAATGGGGTGACAAGTTTCGGATTGTATGATGCTGGCTATCTGGTGTTCATGGTGATTGGTATCATATGTTATACTACCGTCCCTAGTATTGCCGACTGGATTGTGCATGCCGGTGGTGGGTCTGCATTACAACAGAAGGTGACCAGTCATGCGCATAATACGGCTGGTAAAGTAGTCGATGTTGCTACTAATCCATTTGGAATCCGGTCTTGA
- a CDS encoding TerB family tellurite resistance protein yields the protein MKWLFTVLLLLLIIPRQGNAQGTELAQLWLNVDKLTQLQSILQDMYKGYRILSDGYNKVRDVASGNYKLHEVFLDGLYIVSPEVKKYKRVGDIISCQLSILKEGKEAWQTFGSASVFQSSYRDYISRVLNNLYDGSLRNLSELTMVITSGSLRMSDDERLKAIDRIYGDVQGKLTFLRLFNIDTRTYMVNLIRETGENNGLQTLLDLK from the coding sequence ATGAAGTGGCTTTTTACAGTATTGTTATTACTGTTGATAATACCCCGTCAAGGGAATGCACAGGGAACGGAGTTAGCTCAGTTGTGGCTGAATGTTGATAAGCTAACACAGCTGCAAAGCATTTTGCAGGATATGTATAAGGGGTACAGAATACTTTCAGATGGGTATAATAAGGTTAGAGACGTAGCCAGTGGTAACTACAAATTACACGAAGTTTTTTTGGACGGACTTTACATTGTTAGTCCGGAGGTAAAGAAATACAAGCGTGTCGGTGATATTATTTCTTGTCAGTTATCGATTTTAAAGGAAGGAAAGGAAGCCTGGCAAACGTTTGGATCGGCCAGCGTGTTCCAAAGCTCTTATCGAGATTATATCAGCCGTGTATTGAATAACCTGTATGATGGATCGCTCAGGAACTTATCTGAGTTGACAATGGTAATCACGTCTGGTTCCTTAAGGATGTCGGATGATGAGCGCCTGAAAGCAATTGACAGGATCTATGGCGATGTACAAGGGAAACTTACATTCCTTCGGTTGTTCAATATCGATACCAGGACTTATATGGTTAACCTTATTCGCGAAACTGGTGAAAACAATGGCCTGCAAACGCTGCTAGACCTGAAGTGA
- a CDS encoding conjugal transfer protein TraI translates to MKKSLLIGLCLCVLFTVAPTQKSHAIVWVVVKAAAKKVIKAIDLQVQRLQNKTIGLQNAQKVIENTLSKLKLDEISGWVNKQKELYQTYYDELVKVKNVITYYQEIRVIIQKQVDMVNEYREAYNLFRNDTHFTPDDIAHMGEVYDGILSQSAQNLKSINLVINSFFTQMNDAARLELIHEAGAAIDENYNDLRRYNSANKAKALNRARDENDLLALRRLYEIID, encoded by the coding sequence ATGAAAAAGTCCTTATTGATTGGCCTGTGTTTGTGTGTTTTATTTACCGTGGCTCCAACTCAAAAATCCCACGCTATCGTATGGGTAGTAGTGAAGGCAGCAGCCAAAAAGGTTATCAAGGCTATCGATCTGCAAGTGCAGCGATTGCAAAACAAGACCATTGGTCTTCAGAATGCGCAGAAGGTCATAGAAAATACCTTGTCAAAGCTAAAGCTGGATGAAATTTCCGGTTGGGTTAACAAACAGAAGGAGTTGTACCAAACCTATTATGATGAATTGGTAAAGGTAAAGAACGTTATCACTTATTACCAGGAGATCCGCGTTATCATTCAAAAACAAGTCGATATGGTAAATGAATACCGGGAGGCTTACAATCTTTTCCGAAATGATACGCATTTTACCCCGGATGATATAGCTCATATGGGAGAGGTATATGATGGCATCTTATCTCAAAGTGCGCAGAATCTTAAATCGATTAACTTGGTAATCAATTCTTTTTTTACCCAAATGAATGATGCGGCCCGGTTGGAACTGATACATGAAGCAGGAGCCGCCATTGATGAAAATTATAATGATTTACGTCGATATAATAGTGCTAATAAAGCCAAAGCATTAAACAGGGCAAGAGATGAAAATGATCTGCTTGCGTTACGTCGGCTGTATGAGATCATCGATTAA
- a CDS encoding TraG family conjugative transposon ATPase, producing the protein MMIVVLALVLVVVTAVVLQIKPPADTTKKLERIIPIYKVENDAVISKNGDITIAFQLRLPEIFTLSPENLDAIHHAWVKAMRILPTGTILHKQDWYVDKKYKGNFNREDHTFLSYSSEKYFHERPYLDHHCYLMLTLPAKGRKPASSVLSNLLRDSFVPPQTINPAIFQHFLDKAGQFEKLITASGAIQSRKLSASDYIGDQNSAGLFERYLFLAPGDNNPEIKDITFKPDLRIGENLCQLYTLSDVENLPSICSPKIQNEKYSTDKTKFFVGFASPVGQLLSCNHIYNQYVIIQDPLKETKQLEAKRRRMQSLSNYSRENSISRDAANDFLNEAISEQRQFVRAHFNVLAWSDNAGDVKDLRNKVATALTQMNAVPCLEIKGAPQLFWAGLPGNAADFPMNETFSTFSEQAICFFNQESSAETSIAPIGIRLADRITGKPLFVDLDLAPRANGVIQNLNRVILGPSGSGKSFFTNAYMRSCYEQGAHVVIIDVGHSYSGLCSLVKGYYFTYEEKNPIKFNPFYISVGDTLDTEKKESIKTLLLALWKRDTEVFKRSEYVALSNALTAYYVYLDSNAQVFPCFNTFYEFFRDEYVAILEAEKVHQRDFDINNFLFVMKPYYTGGEFDYLLNATENLNLLDERFIVFELDNIKDNQVLFTAATITVMQLYINKMRKLKGIRKVILIEEAWKALMKEGFAEYIKYLYKTVRKFYGEAIVVSQEADDMIASPIVKQAIINNSDTKILLDQSKYQNKFDQIQELLGLTDKEKALILSMNKANEPGRKYKEVFISLGGTVSKVYRTEVSRQEYYTYTTEQTEKTKVQQLAAIHGSMEKGIQAMANAA; encoded by the coding sequence ATGATGATAGTGGTATTAGCGTTAGTTCTCGTCGTAGTGACAGCAGTAGTATTACAAATTAAGCCACCGGCAGATACTACGAAAAAGCTGGAAAGAATCATCCCCATTTATAAAGTCGAAAACGATGCTGTTATCAGTAAAAACGGTGACATTACCATTGCTTTCCAATTACGCCTTCCAGAGATTTTTACATTAAGTCCGGAGAATCTGGATGCCATTCATCATGCATGGGTAAAGGCGATGCGCATTCTGCCTACCGGGACTATTTTGCACAAGCAGGATTGGTATGTAGATAAGAAATACAAAGGCAACTTTAATCGGGAGGACCATACTTTTCTGAGTTATAGTAGTGAGAAATATTTCCATGAACGGCCATACCTGGACCATCATTGCTATCTGATGTTAACCCTTCCTGCCAAAGGAAGAAAGCCAGCAAGCTCAGTGTTATCAAACTTATTGCGTGATTCTTTTGTACCACCGCAGACAATAAACCCAGCAATTTTTCAGCATTTTTTGGACAAAGCAGGGCAATTTGAGAAACTAATAACAGCTAGCGGTGCCATTCAGTCGAGGAAACTTTCTGCCTCTGATTATATTGGAGATCAGAATAGCGCTGGCCTATTTGAAAGGTATTTATTCCTGGCTCCAGGTGATAACAACCCGGAGATAAAAGACATCACATTTAAACCTGATTTGAGAATAGGGGAGAACCTCTGCCAGTTATATACCCTTAGTGATGTAGAAAACCTTCCGTCTATTTGTAGCCCTAAGATTCAGAATGAGAAGTATTCTACTGATAAAACAAAATTCTTTGTCGGATTTGCATCGCCGGTTGGTCAGCTTTTGAGTTGTAACCATATCTACAATCAGTACGTTATTATTCAAGATCCGCTCAAGGAAACCAAGCAGTTGGAAGCGAAACGCAGGCGTATGCAGTCTCTTTCCAACTATTCAAGGGAGAATAGTATCAGTCGTGATGCGGCTAACGATTTTCTCAATGAAGCCATTAGTGAACAGAGGCAGTTTGTCCGTGCGCACTTCAATGTACTGGCGTGGTCCGATAATGCTGGCGATGTAAAGGATCTCCGCAACAAGGTGGCTACCGCCCTGACGCAGATGAATGCGGTTCCCTGTCTGGAAATAAAAGGTGCGCCGCAATTGTTTTGGGCTGGATTGCCAGGTAATGCCGCAGACTTTCCAATGAATGAGACGTTTTCTACGTTCTCCGAGCAGGCAATTTGTTTTTTCAATCAGGAAAGTTCGGCGGAGACTTCTATAGCGCCTATAGGTATTAGGTTGGCAGATCGGATAACAGGTAAGCCCCTATTTGTGGATTTAGACCTGGCTCCGCGTGCCAATGGAGTAATCCAAAATCTCAATCGTGTCATCTTAGGCCCTAGTGGTTCTGGAAAGAGCTTTTTCACAAATGCCTACATGCGTTCTTGCTATGAACAGGGGGCGCATGTGGTGATTATCGATGTCGGGCATTCGTATTCAGGTTTGTGCTCTCTGGTGAAGGGCTATTATTTCACCTATGAAGAAAAGAACCCGATTAAATTCAATCCCTTCTACATTTCCGTTGGGGATACGCTCGATACTGAGAAAAAAGAAAGCATTAAAACGTTGTTGCTTGCCCTATGGAAGAGAGATACGGAAGTCTTTAAACGCAGCGAATATGTCGCATTATCCAATGCTTTAACAGCATATTACGTGTATCTGGATTCCAACGCGCAAGTGTTTCCTTGTTTCAATACCTTCTACGAATTTTTCAGGGATGAGTATGTAGCTATACTGGAAGCAGAGAAAGTGCATCAACGGGATTTCGACATTAACAATTTCCTTTTTGTCATGAAACCCTATTACACTGGGGGAGAATTTGATTACCTGTTGAATGCCACCGAGAATTTGAACTTGTTGGATGAGCGGTTTATAGTTTTTGAGTTGGATAATATTAAGGATAATCAGGTCCTCTTTACGGCAGCCACGATCACGGTTATGCAGCTCTATATTAATAAGATGCGCAAGTTAAAAGGCATCCGGAAAGTTATTCTTATAGAAGAGGCATGGAAGGCACTTATGAAAGAGGGATTTGCAGAATACATCAAGTACCTCTACAAAACTGTTCGCAAGTTTTACGGTGAAGCAATCGTCGTTTCCCAGGAAGCGGATGACATGATCGCAAGCCCCATAGTGAAACAAGCAATCATCAATAATAGTGATACTAAAATCTTGCTGGATCAAAGTAAATACCAAAACAAGTTTGACCAGATCCAAGAGCTGTTAGGCTTAACGGACAAGGAAAAGGCACTTATTCTTAGTATGAATAAAGCGAATGAACCAGGTAGAAAATACAAAGAAGTCTTCATTAGCCTTGGTGGGACCGTAAGCAAGGTGTATAGAACAGAAGTGTCCCGACAGGAGTATTACACCTATACTACCGAGCAAACGGAGAAAACAAAAGTACAGCAGCTAGCAGCCATTCATGGAAGTATGGAAAAAGGTATTCAGGCAATGGCAAATGCGGCATAA
- a CDS encoding DUF4133 domain-containing protein, translated as MKVYQINKGVNKPLEVKGIKAQYLIYLAIGVIVLLMIYVIGHLAGAPGFMLLPTVGVLGFVLFTWVSQASSKYGEHGLMKVMAYRRVPSAILSSSRKLFFRLTENVMNDDSGISVSSRRSDSSSITN; from the coding sequence ATGAAAGTATATCAGATCAATAAAGGTGTCAATAAGCCGCTGGAAGTAAAAGGCATTAAGGCGCAGTACCTTATTTATCTGGCGATAGGTGTAATAGTATTATTGATGATCTATGTAATAGGTCATCTTGCAGGAGCGCCCGGTTTTATGTTATTGCCAACTGTGGGTGTTTTAGGGTTTGTTTTGTTTACATGGGTAAGCCAGGCGTCGAGTAAGTATGGTGAACATGGATTGATGAAAGTCATGGCTTACCGCCGGGTGCCTTCTGCAATTTTATCGTCTTCCAGGAAACTGTTTTTCCGATTAACCGAAAATGTGATGAATGATGATAGTGGTATTAGCGTTAGTTCTCGTCGTAGTGACAGCAGTAGTATTACAAATTAA
- a CDS encoding DUF4134 family protein, translated as MASSWFGACIFLVVVASILKAFYNV; from the coding sequence GTGGCAAGCTCCTGGTTTGGTGCATGTATCTTCCTGGTTGTAGTGGCTAGCATTTTAAAAGCCTTTTATAATGTATAA
- the ltrA gene encoding group II intron reverse transcriptase/maturase, with amino-acid sequence MKNAKSFEISKQLVWEAFKRVKENRGTSGIDDVTIADFEKNLKSNLYKIWNRMSSGCYLPSPVKLVEIPKSNGGTRPLGIPTVEDRVAQMVVVMTIEPFIEPHFHADSYAYRKNKSAHDALETARSRSYTFHWVVDLDIKGFFDNIDHDLLIKALERHVTSKWAMMYIKRWLAVPYQVKDGSQVQRNKGVPQGSVIGPILANLFLHYVFDEWMKRNHSNLSFERYADDTIVHCVSLKQAEFIKKAIQKRLADCKLELNETKTKIVYCKKNHREIEHECIQFDFLGYTFRPRRAIDVHGEVFLNFSPAISKSARTKIWKTIREWNHHYWVQLTLEEIAKQINPVIQGWINYYGKYNIKVLKNILQRINLKLSRWVRNKFKGFRKFKTKAIYRLGDIALAKPNLFAHWTWGAKPTASPRNRKRLAA; translated from the coding sequence ATGAAAAACGCAAAGTCATTTGAGATCTCCAAACAACTTGTTTGGGAAGCATTCAAGAGGGTAAAGGAAAACAGAGGAACATCGGGAATTGATGATGTTACAATTGCTGATTTTGAGAAGAACCTCAAAAGTAACCTGTACAAAATCTGGAACCGTATGAGTTCTGGCTGTTACCTGCCATCACCTGTGAAGCTGGTAGAAATACCAAAGTCGAACGGTGGTACGCGCCCTCTGGGAATACCAACGGTAGAGGATCGTGTGGCGCAGATGGTGGTAGTAATGACTATCGAACCATTTATTGAACCACACTTCCATGCAGATTCTTATGCTTATCGAAAGAACAAATCAGCGCACGATGCACTGGAAACAGCGAGAAGTCGCTCGTACACCTTTCATTGGGTTGTTGACCTGGACATTAAAGGGTTCTTCGATAACATCGATCATGATCTGCTCATCAAAGCTCTGGAAAGGCATGTTACCTCTAAGTGGGCAATGATGTACATCAAACGTTGGTTAGCTGTCCCTTATCAGGTGAAGGATGGGTCACAGGTGCAGAGAAACAAAGGTGTACCACAAGGTTCCGTTATCGGGCCTATACTGGCAAATCTCTTCCTGCACTATGTATTCGATGAATGGATGAAAAGAAATCATTCTAACCTTTCATTCGAAAGATACGCTGATGATACCATCGTGCACTGTGTAAGTCTGAAACAGGCTGAATTTATCAAGAAGGCCATTCAGAAACGGTTAGCAGACTGCAAGTTGGAACTCAACGAGACAAAGACGAAGATCGTCTACTGTAAGAAGAACCATCGTGAGATTGAACATGAATGTATTCAGTTTGATTTTCTGGGTTACACCTTCAGACCGCGACGCGCAATTGACGTACACGGCGAAGTATTCCTAAATTTTTCACCTGCCATTAGTAAATCGGCCAGGACGAAAATATGGAAGACCATTAGGGAGTGGAACCATCATTACTGGGTGCAGCTCACGCTGGAAGAAATTGCTAAGCAGATCAATCCTGTTATTCAAGGCTGGATTAACTACTATGGCAAGTACAACATCAAGGTGTTGAAAAACATTCTTCAGCGGATCAATCTTAAACTGTCTCGTTGGGTTCGGAATAAGTTCAAAGGGTTTAGAAAATTCAAGACCAAGGCAATTTACAGGCTGGGTGACATTGCATTAGCAAAGCCTAATCTGTTTGCGCACTGGACCTGGGGAGCTAAACCTACTGCAAGTCCGAGAAATCGGAAAAGACTTGCAGCGTGA
- a CDS encoding DUF4134 family protein, producing MKRLCDVLVRVKDHVCSRITLLFLSVMAAALKAAAQGQGQGQGSAGLNAAEAAVKSYFPPAINLMYAIGALMGIVGAVKV from the coding sequence ATGAAACGACTGTGTGATGTATTGGTTCGTGTGAAGGATCATGTCTGTTCAAGAATAACATTATTGTTCCTTTCGGTTATGGCAGCAGCATTAAAGGCGGCAGCCCAGGGACAGGGACAGGGCCAGGGATCGGCTGGTTTAAATGCGGCAGAAGCAGCGGTCAAAAGTTACTTCCCGCCCGCTATCAACCTGATGTATGCGATAGGTGCATTGATGGGAATCGTAGGTGCTGTGAAGGTTTAG
- a CDS encoding RteC domain-containing protein, translating into MKKFIEKLISQLDEDLANVDETNEISQTRTSMDIVSRQLHELKNYILDYQFLNKEEEIDFFKTYLPPLYSKLLYYKQVLHWEVRSPFASQAQRAYLEAELKRFTDALELEREFIAYCRTGNTTMDEIYFTRNEAFATHYEPDLAITYDIRFCTKGSLRLSHVLANEMLIRNIENRLQVNNVSAEKAGKSSHQADDLVFTGSKNDLTELIFALHSSGVFGQATVRQIADWIQASLHVSLNNYYRVFQSLRIRKDPVQFLHFLTNALTKRMDEADLNPRY; encoded by the coding sequence ATGAAAAAGTTTATTGAAAAACTCATATCTCAGCTTGATGAAGATCTTGCCAATGTGGACGAAACAAATGAAATCAGTCAGACACGTACAAGCATGGACATTGTTTCCCGTCAACTCCATGAACTTAAAAATTACATATTGGACTACCAGTTTCTTAACAAGGAAGAAGAGATAGATTTTTTTAAAACCTATCTGCCACCATTGTATAGTAAGCTGTTGTATTACAAACAGGTATTGCACTGGGAGGTCCGTTCACCATTTGCAAGTCAGGCACAACGGGCTTACTTGGAGGCCGAATTGAAACGTTTTACCGATGCACTGGAATTGGAAAGGGAGTTTATCGCATATTGTCGTACCGGTAATACCACAATGGATGAAATCTACTTCACCCGGAATGAAGCCTTCGCCACTCACTACGAACCAGATTTAGCTATCACATATGACATTCGCTTTTGCACCAAAGGAAGCCTTCGTTTATCTCATGTACTGGCTAATGAAATGCTTATACGTAATATAGAGAACCGACTACAGGTGAATAACGTTTCAGCCGAAAAAGCGGGCAAAAGCTCTCATCAAGCGGATGACTTGGTATTTACTGGTAGCAAAAATGATCTTACGGAATTAATATTTGCACTGCATTCATCCGGTGTATTCGGTCAGGCTACAGTAAGGCAGATTGCGGACTGGATTCAGGCTTCGTTACACGTCAGTTTAAATAACTATTACCGGGTGTTCCAGTCACTTCGCATCAGGAAAGACCCTGTTCAGTTTCTTCATTTTTTGACAAACGCTTTAACAAAGAGAATGGATGAAGCTGACCTGAATCCACGGTATTAA
- a CDS encoding Crp/Fnr family transcriptional regulator yields METLFALLNSIQPLSADLQEYLIEILKTKSIKKKDYVLKAGHISREIYFIEEGLFKCFYLVDDRPVSSWFMKERDLIISVKSFFGQVASYESIQALENSVVHYISFDDLQHIYRRFPEFNFHGRILTQNYYILCDSRLYAMRTKSALQRYQFILQNEKDLIDRVPAKDLASYLGISEYTFSRIKKYGVAK; encoded by the coding sequence ATGGAAACCTTATTTGCGCTTCTTAACAGCATACAGCCTCTTTCAGCAGACTTGCAGGAGTACCTGATAGAAATTCTTAAAACCAAAAGTATTAAGAAGAAAGATTATGTTTTGAAAGCTGGACATATTAGCCGTGAAATATATTTTATTGAAGAAGGATTGTTTAAATGCTTCTATCTGGTCGATGACCGCCCCGTGTCCTCCTGGTTTATGAAAGAACGGGATTTAATCATCTCGGTTAAGAGTTTTTTCGGTCAGGTCGCGAGCTATGAAAGTATTCAGGCTTTGGAAAATAGTGTAGTTCATTATATTTCCTTTGACGACTTGCAGCATATATATCGCCGGTTTCCAGAGTTTAACTTTCATGGCCGCATTCTTACACAAAACTACTATATCCTTTGTGATTCCCGCTTATATGCAATGCGTACTAAAAGCGCATTACAACGTTATCAATTCATACTTCAAAATGAGAAAGATCTAATCGACCGCGTTCCGGCCAAAGATTTGGCGAGTTATTTAGGTATTTCAGAATACACATTTAGTAGAATAAAAAAGTATGGAGTTGCTAAATAG